A region from the Aphis gossypii isolate Hap1 chromosome 1, ASM2018417v2, whole genome shotgun sequence genome encodes:
- the LOC114130207 gene encoding general odorant-binding protein 70: MRGNYSLVVFLLFGFGLLEIYCQKQELSGKCRAPDKAPLNLEIIINICQEEIKSALLQEALDILNDGTLEQNTPSYSRSKRDADEDLSNEERRVAGCLLQCVYKKVKAVDETGFPVVDGLMKLYNEGVQDRNYYMATLSAVRHCISIAQQLKQQQPSKSFDDGQTCDLAYEMFECVSEKIEENCGVENKLNNLSQRQV; the protein is encoded by the exons atGCGTGGAAATTATTCTTTGGTGGTTTTCCTACTTTTTGGATTTGGATTACTAGAAATTTACTGTCAAAAACAAGAA CTATCAGGAAAATGTAGAGCTCCCGACAAAGCACCTTTAAatcttgaaataataattaatatttgccAAGAAGAAATCAAATCCGCATTACTTCaag aaGCTTTAGATATTCTTAATGATGGCACTTTAGAACAAAATACACCCAGCTATAGTAGATCAAAAAGGGATGCTGATGAAGATTTATCAAATGAAGAACGTAGAGTTGCGGGG tgTTTGCTCCAGTGCGTCTACAAGAAAGTGAAAGCA gttGATGAAACCGGCTTTCCGGTAGTTGATGGTTTGATGAAACTGTACAACGAAGGAGTTCAGGACAGAAATTACTATATGGCTACATTATCTGCAGTTAGACATTGTATTTCCATCGCACAACAACTGAAACAGCAACAACCCTCCAAAAGTTTTG atgatGGACAAACGTGTGATCTTGCTTATGAAATGTTTGAATGCGTCAgtgaaaaaattgaagaa aactgTGGAGTCGAAAATAAGTTGAATAACTTAAGCCAACgtcaagtttaa
- the LOC114130209 gene encoding ATP synthase subunit delta, mitochondrial, translating into MALFLRSTKLAARLTQGPTKCFSRNYADQMNFTFAAANQIFYANKNIKQVDVPSFSGSFGILPNHVPTLAVLRPGVVTVYEDEGTSKKIFVSSGTITVNEDSSVQVLAEEAHPVEDIDGSAARQVLQEAQSQLATASGDVAKAEAAIAVEVAEALVLAAGN; encoded by the exons ATGGCTTTATTTTTGCGATCAACTAAATTAGCCGCTAGGCTTACACAAGGACCAACTAAATGCTTTTCAAGAAATTATGCTGACCAAATGAACTTCACATTTGCTGCCGCTAATCAA attttttatgccaacaaaaatataaagcaaGTTGATGTGCCATCTTTTAGTGGTTCATTCGGAATCTTACCAAATCATGTACCAACATTGGCTGTTCTCCGCCCTGGTGTTGTAACAGTATATGAAGATGAAGgaacatctaaaaaaatatttgtttctagTGGAACG ATAACTGTAAATGAAGATTCTAGTGTTCAAGTTTTGGCTGAAGAAGCTCACCCAGTTGAAGATATTGATGGATCAGCCGCACGCCAAGTACTACAAGAGGCTCAAAGTCAACTGGCAACTGCATCAGGTGATGTTGCCAAGGCAGAAGCTGCAATTGCCGTTGAAGTAGCTGAAGCACTTGTTTTAGCAGCAGGAAACTAA